TCTGAACCCCTGCTCCCATCGCCACTACAGCCACATCGAAATTACGGACTCCCAGTCTATCGAGGACCGTCTCGTCAGTGGCATCAGCCTTGACCGCATGGGCTGTCCATGCCGCTACACTCTGGACCGCTGCCTCATCGCTATCAATGGCGAGCACATTATGTCCCATCTCGTACAGCGTCTTCACCAGACTCACGCCAAATCGTCCCAGCCCAATAACAACTACCTGTCGTTTCACAACAGC
This Dehalococcoidia bacterium DNA region includes the following protein-coding sequences:
- a CDS encoding NAD-binding protein; protein product: MKRQVVVIGLGRFGVSLVKTLYEMGHNVLAIDSDEAAVQSVAAWTAHAVKADATDETVLDRLGVRNFDVAVVAMGAGVQ